In Sporohalobacter salinus, the sequence TAGCTAATGCTTTTTCAGAGTTGAATGATCCTATTGATCAGAAGGAACGGTTTGAAGAACAGATGGAACAGCGAGAAGCAGGCGATGATGAAGCTCATATGATGGATCATGATTACATTAGAGCTTTAGAATATGGAATGCCTCCTACTGGAGGATTAGGAATTGGAATTGATAGATTGGTTATGTTATTAACGAATTCTACTTCTATTAGAGATGTGATTCTCTTTCCACATATGAGACCAGAAAAATAAATTTTAAGAAAGTTAATTCAGGTCACATTGCAATGTGACCTGAATTTTCTTCTTTAATTACCTCCTGCCATGCGGGGGGGACAAAGTATAAAGGGTGATAAAATGGGTGAAGAGAAAGTTAAAAAGGATTTATTGAATCGACTGAAGACATTAAAAGGGCATATTGGCGGTATTGAAAGAATGATTGAAGAGGATAAAGACTGTATAGATATTTTGGTTCAAATAACTGCTATTAAATCTTCTATCGATAAAGTAGGACAAGCAATTATTGAAGATTATGCTCATGAATGTATTGTCTCTTCAATGGAAGAAGAGGAAGATGTAGAAGAGGTAATTAAAGAAACAATTAAGACGATTCTGAAATTTTCTAAATAAATCTTTTGTTGCTACTAATTACTAGTATATTCTCTAGCTAACTTATGCTATACTTGATTAAACGATAGTTAGCTAAGGAGGAAGACGTTGAAAAAAGATATTGTACTGTTAATTATAATAATATTGTTGTTCAGTGTTAGAATTTCGGCTAATAGTTTGGATTACAAGCAGTCTGTAAATAATATGAATAT encodes:
- a CDS encoding metal-sensitive transcriptional regulator; protein product: MGEEKVKKDLLNRLKTLKGHIGGIERMIEEDKDCIDILVQITAIKSSIDKVGQAIIEDYAHECIVSSMEEEEDVEEVIKETIKTILKFSK